A segment of the Siphonobacter curvatus genome:
TCCGTACAGCTGCTTGGTAGTGACACGCGGCGTACCGTCGGCTTGGACCGACCAGTAAACCCCGCCGTGTTTCGCGTCCATAAAGTATTGCTGAATATACGCGAAGGCCCGATCGGCCAAAGTACGATAAGCTGGATTTTTGGTAACCCGGTACGCATTCGAAAAAGACCAGAGAATCCGGGCGTTGAGTACAATGCTTTTATCCGCCGCCGGATCGGGTCGATTCTGAGCATCCACCCGCCCGTAAAAGCCGCCCCGGGGATCGACGTCGTGCGTTTCCCAATACTGAAAGATTCGCCGAAACTCTTGTTGAACTTCCTGAAGCATAGCGGGTAGCGTGAACATAGGTTTAGCGATTTTGAAACAGTACTTTCTTTCTCGGGTCAAGCAGAGGAATAGCAGAACGGTTCAGGTATCGGCGGGAATAGTTTATCTTTCCCAGATCTGACGTATAGTGTTAATTGTTCAGGAAAATAGGCCTGCCAACGTGTTCCTGCTTCAATGAAATCGGGACGTAGTAGCGGAGCGGAATACGAATCGAATCAATTCAAGCGGAGGTTTTACCGAAACGCCAGATACGGGAATACTTCATTCGCCTGAAACTCCGAGCGATCGGCGGGTAGTTCCAGAAACCCCGTACAATCCAGCAAATTCGCGAAATCGCCGGAACCGGAGCCTTTGAGCGGTTGGGCCATGAGTCGGCCATCTTCAGCAAAACTAGCGGCTACGGGTACGAAGTACGTGAGATTAGGTTTAAATACGAGATTTTCCGCCAGTACGGCTTTGGCAGGAACTGCTGATTCGTGGACGAGATAGGGGCGAACGTACCGTAAAAAGCAAACAAACGTCGATACGGGATTCCCGGGCAGGGCAAAGACTACATGCTGCGTACCCCGCGTGCCAAACCACAGCGGTTTTCCCGGTCGCTGGGCTACCTGATGAAAATGCTTTTGTACGCCCAGTTTTTCCAGCGTAGCGGGGATGAAATCTTTTTTACCCGCCGACACACCCCCCGTTAGAATCAGGATCTCAAAACGATTCATAATATCCTGAATGTTCGTCTCCAGGGATTCTGGAAGGTCGGGTAGGTGAAACAATTGGCTCGAAAACCCGATTTGTTGCAAAGCCGCCGCCAGCTGGTAACCGCTTGACCGGCGAATCTGGTGGGGCAGGGGCGTCTGGTTGACTTCCACTAATTCATCTCCCGTCGAAATCAGAGCCACTTTGGGGCGTTTTTCAACCAGTACCTGCGTTTTTCCCACGGAAGCCAGGATTCCGATTTCGGATGATCCCAGGCGTGTACCCGTCGGAATGAGCACTTCACCCGTTATACGGTCACTGCCTTGGATGTGAATATTCTGTCCGGGCGTAACCAGATTTTGCAGGGCCGCGAAGCGTTTATCTCCGTAATTAGAAAAAACAAGATCTTCGTAACGAACCACCGTATTGGTTCCTTCGGGCAATACCGCCCCGGTCATCACTTCGATAGCCGAAGCCCGGGAGATGAGGTGTTTGGCCGCCTCGCCCGCGTATTGCGTGGCTTCAATCCGGAATAAACCCTCCTGAATGGGAGCTTCCAGATATAAAGCAATACCATCCATAGTTACCCGGTCAAAAGGCGGGAAATCACGGTCGGCCGTAATGGCTTCTGCCAGCACGCGTCCGCCGGCTTCGTGGAGCCAGACCGATTCAGTACCCCAGTGAATCGTCTGGGAAAAAACAGTAGTAAAAGCTTCGTGTACGGAAAGCATAAGAGCAGCAGCGAACAAATGAAACTCAAAGATGGGAGAGGATGTCTATTCAATCAATGCTTCGGTCGGCGAATGCTTTGTAAATATTAATTTTCTTGGTTCTCTTTGTGGAATTGTGATCGTCGGAAAACCGCTCTGACCCCAGCTGATAAGGATAACGTTGAGAACCGGTTCCAGTCACACATGCAAAACCAAGTTTATGAGAAAACAGTCCTTCCTAATCCCCCTGATCATTTTACTGGTTTCGGTGGTATCGCTGGCTCAGCCCAGTACCGAGCCGTATGGCCCCCAGGCCCTGACCATCCTGGATGCCCGCAAGTTTCACTGGTCGCCCGATGGAAATGCGTACTGGCAGTTTCAAAGTGGCGAGCTCGTACAGGTTGACGTAAAAACGGGTACGAAAACGACGCTTATTAAAAAAGAGCAGCTCATTCCGCAGGGTGCTACGCAGCCCATTCGCGTACTGGCGTTTGATTACCTGCCTACCCTCAAAAAAGCCGTTCTCTATACCAATGCCAAACGCGTGTGGCGGTACCCGACCCGGGGTGATTATTACGTGCTGGATCTGGCCAGTAATTCCCTGAAAAAACTCGGAGCATCACGGCCTGAAAGCTCGCTGATGTTTGCCAAGCTTTCGCCCAATGGTACGCAGGCGGCCTACGTTTCCGGTCATAACCTGTACGTAGAAGACCTGAGTACGGGAACGGCCAAAGCCCTCACTACGGATGGTACGGATCGTTTGATTAATGGTACCTTCGATTGGGTGTACGAAGAAGAACTCGACTGCCGCGATGGCTTTCGCTGGTCGCCCGATGGCAAGTACATCGCGTTCTGGACGGTGGATGCCCGCAAGATCCGGAACTTCCTGATGATCAACAATACAGATTCAACGTACTCCTTTAACGTCCCCGTTGAATACCCGAAAGCAGGCGAGAAACCGTCTCCAACGTTTGTGAAAACGGTAGAAGTAGCTACGGGAAAAATTACACCAATTCAGATTCCCGGTGAGCCGGATAACAACCTGCTGCCCCGTATGGAATGGATTCCGGGAAGTCAGGAACTGCTCATTCAGCAATTGAACCGTCGTCAACAGGTTAG
Coding sequences within it:
- a CDS encoding molybdopterin molybdotransferase MoeA, which codes for MLSVHEAFTTVFSQTIHWGTESVWLHEAGGRVLAEAITADRDFPPFDRVTMDGIALYLEAPIQEGLFRIEATQYAGEAAKHLISRASAIEVMTGAVLPEGTNTVVRYEDLVFSNYGDKRFAALQNLVTPGQNIHIQGSDRITGEVLIPTGTRLGSSEIGILASVGKTQVLVEKRPKVALISTGDELVEVNQTPLPHQIRRSSGYQLAAALQQIGFSSQLFHLPDLPESLETNIQDIMNRFEILILTGGVSAGKKDFIPATLEKLGVQKHFHQVAQRPGKPLWFGTRGTQHVVFALPGNPVSTFVCFLRYVRPYLVHESAVPAKAVLAENLVFKPNLTYFVPVAASFAEDGRLMAQPLKGSGSGDFANLLDCTGFLELPADRSEFQANEVFPYLAFR